ATTGACTCCTTGGCCCAGAACATTCTCCCTTCTTATCTCTACTTTCAGGTTTGTGGTAGCTACCTTCAAGGTTCAGCTCCAATCCTACCTTCTGCAggaagtcttttcagattttcctcTAGCTCTCCCCAAATACTGGTAATTGCTTCTCTCTCAAATTGTCTTGCATTTACAATGTAGATATCTTACTTGACCAATTTTTTTGCATGATTCTCTGCCATtggaatatgaactccttgaggacacatatatattttttgtcttttatcatatcTTTAGCACTTATGATAGTACTTAGCATGGGGTAAGCAACTAATAAATTTTACTTGACTACACGTGATTGCAACTAATAAATTTTACTTGACTACACGTGATTGacaatatgaaaattatatatttttaaaaattaatttaattttctatttattttaatccacattgctttatgaatcatgttggggggaaaatcagagaaaaagtgaaaaaccatgggagagatttaaaaaacagaaaaaagaagtgaacatagcatgtgttgatttacattcagtctccttaattctttatCTGGAATCTAGATGggattttctgtccaaagtctattagatCACTGacccactgagaaaaaccaaatttttcatacatgatcatcacacattcttttttttatatagctttttatttacaagatatatgcatgggtaattttttagcattgacagttgcaaaccttttgttccaacttttctcctccttcccccctcccccccagatggcaggttgaccaatacatgttaaatatgttaaagtataagttaagtacaatatatgtatacatgtccatacaattattttgctgtacaaaaagaatcaaactttgaaatagtgtacaattaggctgtgaaggaaataaaaaatgcaggcagacttgcattgggattgggaattctatatagtggttcatagtcatctcccagagttctttcgctggatcatcacacattcttgctgttattgtgtacaatgtatttctggttctggttctttcactcagcatcagttcatgtaaatctttccaggtctttctaaaatcagtttgttcatcattttttataatattccattttcttcatgtgccacaacttgttcagctattccccaattgatttcTTGcagctacaaaaagggctgccacagatatttttgcacatgtgggtacctttccctcttttatgatttcctgttgggtcaaagggtatgcatagttttatagctttttggacatagttctagaatgctctccagaatggttggatcatttcacaactccaccaataatgaattagtgtcccattttccccacaactcttccaatatttatcattattttttcctgtcatgttagccaatctgagagggatGAGGTGGAAcctcaaagttttttgttttttttttaatttgcatttctctaatcaatagtgatttagagcattttaacatgtaactataaatgactttcattatctgaaaattgtctgttcatatcctttgaccatttatcaactagggaatgacttgtatctttataaatttggcatagttctttataaattttagaaattagagacctttatcagaaatcctGGTTGTAAGgatttttcccccagctttgtacttttcttttaatcttgtttctgctggttttgtttgtgggaaaaaaaaacaacaactttttaatttaatgtattcaaagttgtccattttgatACTAATAAGGTTCTCTAgatcttctttggtcatatattcattccatctccaaagatctgagaggtaaattgtaaattgtttcttgttttcctaatttgtttatggtatcatcctttatgcccaaatcatgtatccattttgattttattttgatatggggtgtgaAATATAAGTGTATGCTGAGTTTTTGACAAAATTACATCTTCTTTCAGATGTGCACTCTTTTTGAAGATCATAGAgattcaaaaaatgttttgatatgTCAGTCATCATTCTAATGATATTagtagaaaatgtttttttaaaggtcTTTAGGTTTCagaattgagaaaaacaaagTGAGAAAGTATGCTAGAACCAGTTTCAATTGAATAGAGAAAGCTGGTTGTtatattttcagtgtgagcattaaTACTTAGAATGCAGTAAAATATACAAATCAGAATTTTAATGActtttattgattgtctaaacttaagaaagtggtggagaaaaatgtttataattccCATTAAgctaaaagcaattttaaaaccttatttttaaataattctcaaTATACCCTTGTTTCATATATAcatcatattgatttttttatgacTGAGTTATCCATtcaacaaaacaatttaaatgattACTAAGTATTTTATGAATTTGTTACCAGGTAAATCCCTTAGTCAGAGAATGGGGTATAGTGGGAAAAGCCTAGAACATGGAGTTGTAAGGCCTGGTTTTAAATCTTTCTTCCCATTCTTATTAACTATGTAataatgggcaaatcacttcccttctctggacctcagtttctttgaaTAAACAAACATGAAATGTAGCGCATACCAATGCACCAGGTTAGGTACTATAGAAGCAAAAATTAAACAACTCTTATCCTTAGGGAACTTCCATTTTCTTAAGGACACATAATATATAACTCCAAGTCAATTTACCTAGGACCTTAGAAGTGAGACAGGAGAATTTGAATTTAATCCTAGTGACAAAGGAAAGCACTAAACATTTTTGAGTAACACATTGGAATGGTCAGACCtaagatttaagatttttttggtaACTATGTGCCATGGTCAAAGAATTTATTGTCCATCTTATTGGTGTGAGCTTTTTCTTGTTTAAATAGACTggatcaattatttttttccagagatctaacatatttaggttttctaggatcctattaatctctctagtttctttcttatttattttctgcctACGTTTGTCTGATTATGAGATGGGAAGATTGAGGTCCCCCACCaatattgttttgctgtctatttctttttgtaactgtcTTAATATGTTCTCTAGgaatttatatgctctattacttGGTGCATACCTATTTAATCACCTAACTACTTCACTGTTTATTatatcctttatcaagatgtattttcccttcttatctctttttattagaccttttgttaatttgatttatCTGACATCAGAATTGCTACCCATGCTTTTTTTACTTAagttaaaacataataaattatatctttactcatatgtatctctctgtgtccttataaacaacatattttaggattttgtttttaattcatttgctatttgtttttgttttatggaagagttcacccccttcatatttacagttatgatttcaagctttgtattttcctctgtatatatttttgtactcTTTCTCCACCCAGTCCTTAATAGTGTTTTGCTTTATGACTCACTCTGcctactaccttatcttctatcatcctcctcccttctcttacctaTATTTCCTTATGTTACTGCTCTCCCTTCTATCtaatccctcccttttctttcctctttctccttccaccTCTTTAAgaggttagataaatttctatgtccaagttattccctcttagagccaaaactgatgagatcaaccTTCAGACtatgctcatccccttcccttcttctctccattGTAATAAGTCTTGGTGTATCTCTCCAtatgatctaatttgtcccattatatgTCACTTTGCCTCTTCTTCCAGTAAAGACCTTTTCTACACTTTAATGTATTTtcttgatatcatcacatcagagtatATTCACAACCATATCATCTGTCCATGTGATGCCCTCTGTTTGCCCCATTAACAGAtccagttctcaagagttacagttattgttttcccatctattatttcacacacacacacacacacacacacacacacacacacacacacacacagatccctgtttacctttctatacttctcttgagtcctgtgtttgtagattcaCATTTCTGTTTAGTTGAGgttttttccaatagaaatgattaaaaattgatattttttttaaattgcagatATTAGTGAAGCAAACATAacagttcatttttttctattttgttatcaaattATTCCAAAGGCAACGTATTTTATTAGAAAACAAATAGGACTTAAGTTGTGTAAATGTAAGTTCCATCTCTTATACCAGTGAGTTTAATGGTTCTGCATATTTTTTTTGACTTTCTGAGTCTATGCTTCTTCATTTAAGATGGGGATTATAATATCTGAAATACCTGCCTCACTAGATTacagtgaagatcaaatgagattatttatataAACTACCATACCTATTAAAGCcctatatatgtttgtttgtccCAACCTTATGATTTCATTGTGAATGAGATTTCCTGATGAGGAAGCTCCTTCTACTAGTATAAATCTACAACTGTGCTGCAGGTTGGAATTTTAGAATTGACTGAAGTACTCTATCCATGCAAATTGTCATAATCATTATATAGTCAAGTAACAGTGAACTCATCCCCTATAGAAATCTACTTGAAAAATTGACAGTTTTGAAGATAATACAACATGAACAGtatctttggttttgtttcacaaaaatgtttctaaaacAGAAGGCACCTCAAATttcattatatcaataaaatagaaatcatagAATGAAATAAGATTCAATATagtctttaaataaataaaaactattctaaGCTAGGGTGCATCTTCATCAAGAAAGTCACTTGGGAATCAGTGAAAAGCTATCTGCTGAGTCCTTAATTTTTTCATTGCTGTCTTCATGTCCTCATTTCTTAAAGTATAGATTATAGGGTTTAAGAGAGGGGTAAAAATAGTATAAAACACAGACAAGACTTTATCCACAGAAAACCTATTGAAAGGCCACAAATAAATGAAGATGCAGGGACCAAAGAAGAGCATCACCACCATGATATGGGCAGAACAAGTAGAAAGAGCCTTGGATGCACTCTCTGCTGAACGTTGCTGGACTGTAACAAGGATGACTGTATAAGAGATCATAAGAAGTAGGAAGCAGCTCATAGACAGCACCCCACTGTCTGCAATCATCAATATCCCCAGGACATAGGTATCCATGCAAGCAAGCTTGATCACAAGAGGGAGGTCACAAAAGAAACTGTCCACATTATTTGGTCCACAGTAAGGCAAATTTACAGTAAAGGCTATTTGACTGATGGAGTGAATAAAACCAATAGCCCATGAGATGGTTACCAGTCCAATGCATGTCCTCCAATTCATGATGGCCATATAATGCAAAGGTTTGCATATTGCTACATATCTGTCATAGGCCATGGAGACCAACAGTACCATCTCAGCACCACcaatgaaatgaagaaagaaaatctggGCCATGCATCCCTCAAAAGAAATGAGTTTCTTTTCACTAAGGAAATCTTTGATTAACTTGGGAGTAGCAAATGAGGCCAGCCACATATCTAGAAAAGAGAGATTGCCCAGCAGGAAGTACATGGGAGAAGAATAAAGTCGGGGCTCAGAGATCACTGTGACCACAATGAGGAGGTTGCCAAGCACTGTGGCTAtgtagatcaaagaaaaaaatacaaagaaaaaaaactggagtTGCAAGGAATTGGAGAGTCCACTCAGTACAAACTCAGACACCACTGAATAGTTTTGCTGATCCATTTACTCCTTAGATGTTGCTCTGACtctatctaaaaataaaacaatttgaaataaaatgaagaataattggaagagagagaaatgaggttAATATTTCTAGCTCCAATACATATCTTTCTTCAGGCGTTCttacaaaattttttctccataatgattatgacttttcctttttcccaccTAACAAGGCAAAGGGTTGGGAATAACTATACTAATTTTCCTATTTCAGAATACAGTGGAAAAAATgacttggagttagaagaccAATTCCAATGACAACTCTAGCATATTATGAGCCACATGAGAATGAAAAAGTCACTGATCTTAatctcttatttgtaaaatatgaataaacaaatcaagtaaaacattttactttaaagacttttttccttttagataaaAATATACAGTAACTCATCAGCTTTCATTTTAATTAAGATAAAACTTCATTCAATGAGTTTGATAATAGtattcaataattttataaattaatgaaaCTATTATGAAatgtacaatttaatttttacttagacctttcattttatatttttgagcaATTTGAAGATGCATTTGTCCAGATGAAGGGAATTCATgaggaaataggaagaaagagaggattagaaaaaatgagacaaatttggaaaggtagaaggagataaaagtaaagtaagaaaaggaaagatatataGAGGTGTAATGGCACAGTAGGTACTGATGTGCTAAGCAGAGAATTACTTATATGAGATAGAGACTTAAGTTTTATAGATTGAAACCTGCTACATTATTCTTTGATATTCtaattagtttcatttatttttatgagcTATTGTTCATTGTTCTCCAACTACCCTGTTCTTtcaagtttttaattattttagtctCTGTCATGAATAGGTTAATCAGAATAATTTGCCAATATAGAAATCATTCTCTGTGCTTTTGAAATCAGTGACTCATGTAATAACACCCTGAAGACTAGATGAGATTCAGATTGAAGACTTGATTTTATTTCAAGCCTGAAGTTCTCCATCTCTATTGTTGGGGATATGGATAGGGTTATCAGAGTGATTGTGTGCAATCATACTTCATCTCCCAGccttaaacaaaaaaatcatatagaGAAgggggttttgtttattttatcaaATGAGTGTTTATCCTATTTTGCAGCACCAGTGTTTTAAAGGGATTACTAATATATTGTTCCATACCTCGGagactagaagaaaaaatgagaaaggtaaATGGTACAAAATAGCTTATCTCATTGGTATTGCTTTaagttttcttaaataaaaaaggcaagaaccctagaaaaacaagaatttaaattgaataaatgaactttCACAAGAACTTAGCAAGTTCAGAGACTTCCTAAATAATATCATTATTCTCCCATATTGTACTCATATAATTATTTGAGaagtaaaatgtatattttaactataaaaactagaaaacagaacTAAGCTGAAGatagaaattttgttttcctaGCAAAGGATCCAATTGGTCCACAGTTAGCTTCCTACTTCCCTCTCatcaattttatcttcttttgttttgtttttaatttgcttacACTGCATAGATTACCGATCTACACTGggataaatgtataaaataaatgcataacaGACTGCATTTTAAAACCATGGATGAGATCAGAGGGATTGAGTTTatcttttcataagaaaaaaatccattttcatatagttccttttATTCCCCATAAAAACCTAGTACAAAATTTAACACTTAAAGATACTTGAAGCAACTGACCCAAGTCAAGAAGCCTGGATTATAGTTGAGGTAATAGAGAGAATATCTAATTattgtacattaaaaaaatcagtttgacATAAGTGAAACTCTTATAGAGTTGgtagaattattttaatgtacTATTAAGTCTCCCAATCATATTTGAATTTGGTGCccttaaatatgtattttaggaAATGCCTTCTTACTCCTTatcaattaaaaacaacaacaatagattTTCAATAGACATCTTGCctgcctttcttcctcctccccaccccatggGTTTCAGGCATCTGCTATTTGGATGAAACCTAAAAGCATTAATTTCCTAAATTTCAGATGTGAAATAAATTCCAGAGAGAGGAACAGGGAAAAACATAGGAGGAGAGAAATTTGAGAAAGCAGAAAGCAAAGGGAAAAGGCaaaaggggagaaataaataTTGTGAAATGGAAGCTGACAGATCCTTCAAGCTCATCCCATATTCACAGTTCTACCTACTGAATTATAATCAGTATTTTTAGAAGCATTGTTTCCCTGAAATCTGTTAACATTACAGAATCAAAAGTTTTTTTAGCAGTGAAAATAGGGTGGTAATATTCATCATCTCATGAAATTTGGAGCTGGAAAGTACTTTAGAAACAgagttcaatcttttttttttttttttttaacagatgagaaaattgcaACCCAGAGAAGTTTAGTGATTTGTTTGGGGTAGCACAGATAGAAATGAGATTTCAGcacaggtcttcttgattccaagtctagtgaAAAGGGATATGATTGTAAATAGTCCACTCATACTTCCCTGCTTTTCTCTCTTAATTAAAAGCAACTTAGGGTGTTGTTATCCATACCTCTACATGTATGACATTTCTAAGAGTCTAACAAATCTAAGAACACTTTGAGCTATACTTCTCCCTACAGGATCTTTGCTAAACAGGGATCAGCTAGCCAGGATGTCTTTCAAATACCAAAGCAACTGTCCAATTGACTGGCAAATCAATGAattcaataagaagaaaaaaaaagtaaactgttGGTTGTTTAATTTATGCAAAGCCAAATCAAAATTCAAAACACaccagttgattttttttttcacttttcaatggAGCAGAAAGATAAGATGCTACAAGATCTTGCatgtttagaaaatatttatatatgtgtgcataaatatatatgtatgtatgtgtatgcatacatatgtatgaaaCTCAAAggtaattttgttttcctcataCTTCAGGAGTTAATCAACATAATGTAGATAATTCAAATACATTAGTGTATTTGCCTCAATGTACCAGTTCTTCttagaaaaagattttacatCCTGGTCAATTGTTTTACACCATACATACACTATGGTGAAAAATGCTTAATATTATTTCATAGGTGttattatgtaaataatatatgtcagacattctaaacaaatattaaatgatcTCTGCTTTTATTAGAGTCATTTCCTGTTGTCAAAGAGACTTTCAATTATCAATGCAAAACTGTTCAGGACAACTTACCTGTATTGGCATTTATAAAGGCAAAATGAAGTACAAAGTAGAAGTGATTAATTAAAGATGAAATAAGCTTCATGATTTGCTAATGAATGAACTAAAATGAATTTTCATAAATGAAATACTCCATTTGGGTAACAgatacaaaacataaaaaaatacaaCTTTCATTGTAGAGAACTGAAAAGAAGAATTACTGTGTTTCCATAGTT
The DNA window shown above is from Sminthopsis crassicaudata isolate SCR6 chromosome 2, ASM4859323v1, whole genome shotgun sequence and carries:
- the LOC141553420 gene encoding olfactory receptor 4K14-like, whose amino-acid sequence is MDQQNYSVVSEFVLSGLSNSLQLQFFFFVFFSLIYIATVLGNLLIVVTVISEPRLYSSPMYFLLGNLSFLDMWLASFATPKLIKDFLSEKKLISFEGCMAQIFFLHFIGGAEMVLLVSMAYDRYVAICKPLHYMAIMNWRTCIGLVTISWAIGFIHSISQIAFTVNLPYCGPNNVDSFFCDLPLVIKLACMDTYVLGILMIADSGVLSMSCFLLLMISYTVILVTVQQRSAESASKALSTCSAHIMVVMLFFGPCIFIYLWPFNRFSVDKVLSVFYTIFTPLLNPIIYTLRNEDMKTAMKKLRTQQIAFH